A stretch of DNA from Granulicella pectinivorans:
TTCAAAGTCGAACGATCGAAGCCTGTTGTCGTGTTCATGGGGTGTCTGTTCTTTCTCTCCCTATCGCGAAAGCAGGGAGCGTGCTGAAGATAAGAGGATTGTCGATCGGATACGCAAAAGAATCGCCGCACCCGAAGTGTTTTCGATAGAAAATCTAGCAACGCTATAAATGATGCGGGCAATCCCGCGTCGATGCAAGAAGATTCCGAAAATTTATCAATCCGCTATTTTAAATAGCGTTGCTATAATGATGGTCGATGGAAACGAAACAGGCAGCAAACCGCATCGCGGAACGAAAACTGCGCGACAGAGCCACCCGCCGGACACAGATTCTCAGCGCCGCACGACGAATCGCGGAGCTTGAAGGGTGGCCCAGCGTGACCGTTCGGCGGCTAGCCGACGAAATTTCATACAGCCAACCCGTCTTGTACTCTCATTTCGGAAGCCGCGATGGAATCCTCGCTGCGGTTGCGATCGAGGGCTTCCAGGAGATAGGCCTCGCTTTGGAGAAGGCACGGAAGCGGGCCAGGAGTGGAAACCCCGTCGAATCGTTTGCGGTCGCATACCTGGAGTTCGCCGCGTCTTCACCGGCGCTGTATGAAGTGATGTTTTCGCTCAGCTTGAGCGTTCCATTCGGCGACGCGGCGACGCCTCCGGAACTGCGCTTCGCATTTGCCCAGCTCCTGGAGTTGTTTCAGGGCCATGGCTCGAAGTCGGAGGTTCTAGCGGAACTGTTTTGGGCAAGCCTTCACGGGATCGCCGAGCTCACAAGAACCAGGCGATTTCCGCGCAGCCGCCAGAAAGAACGAATAAGAACGCTCGTCGAGCGCTTCACCCTCCCATACTGAAATGGCCGAAGCCAAACTGAATCGATCGAGACCCCGACGCAAGAGACTATCCCGTTCTCCGCGGCCTACGTTCCAGCTCCCAATCCTGATAGCACGCGTCGATCGCGTGCATGGAGTCCAGAGACACCTTCGGCAGCTTGATCTGCCGGTAAACATCTGCGTAGCGCCTTCGGTTCCGTGGCGTAACCACCGCAATGTGATGGATCATGGAAAGCTTGATGCTGTCCTGTCCGCCCTCGAGTGCGCCGATTCTTCCCCTGCCAAAGAGTGTCCTGCGAACGTATCGAAACAAGCTTGCGGATGTCGAGATATCCAGCAGCACGATCCCTGTCGCACGCTGGAAACGCTGCGGGAAGCACTTTGAGTAATTCCCGTCGATGACCCACCGTTCTCTGGCGATCGCCTCATCATGCAGAGCGAGGAACTCGCCTGCCGGACGCATCTTCCAGTCCGTATGGGGAAGATGGTGAAGCTGGTCCAGATGAACCACGTCCAAGTCACGCTTTCGGGCAATGGCTTCGGCAAGCGTCGATTTGCCGCTGTTGGAAGGCCCTAAAATGCAGATGCGTTCTCCAAGTTCCGACAACCGCATAAAACAGCCTCTCACCTCGCTGACCATTTCGATCGGCCACGCTCGCCTGGAGAAGTCTACCGCTCACTCGTTCGCCAGTTGCGTCACGAGCACGGCCAGCGCCTTCTCCTCAGCGAGCGTTGAGGTCAAGGCATGGTCGGCCCTTGAGCCGCCTCAATATCGGTTTCAATCAGCCCGGTGACAGCGCTTGATGTGATGTCTATAATCGCGCTTTCCATCTAACCGCGCAATTCCATGGAGCCTGCCTTGCCACGCATTCCTTGTTTGCTGATGATCTGCTTTTTGCTGCTCACCCTGGACGATCAGGCGCAACGGTCTGCAACAAACGAAACCCAGCGTTCCACGGCTAACGATGCCCGTGTCGAGATGTCACTCCGCGATGGATGGCGCTTCAAGTTCGGGCCGGAGTCGGCCACGGAGTTACAGACCGAACCGGACGCAACATGGACGACCGTCAGCGTGCCCCACACCTGGAACCGGGCAGGCTACTACAAGGATGCGCCGGCGTCCCATATCAACACCGCCCAGAACGTGGTGACGACGCAGGGAGTCGGCTGGTACAAGCTCGCCTTCACGCCGCCCGCGAACGTCTCTGGGATGGAAAGCTTTCTGCAATTTGACGCAGCAAGCCGCATCGCCACGGTGTGGTTGAACGGAACCTTACTCGGCACGCACCGTGGAGGATTCTCGCGCTTTCGCCTGGATAGCACGGCAGCCCTCAAGCCCGGCCGTGAGAACACGCTCACCGTGAAGGTGGACAACACGAAACCCGCGCTGGGGAGTTCGACTGCCGACGTATTGCCGCTGACAGGAGACTTCTTTGTATACGGCGGCTTGTATCGTCCGGTAAGCCTCATCTTCACCAAAAAGATGCACCTCGACCTGACGGACTACGGCTCCTCCGGGGTCTATGCGAAGACGACGTCCATCGCGTCTGCCGGGGCGCAGGTGCAGGTGCGCGCACGGGTGCGCAACGACAGTGAGCAGAGTGGCACGCTTATGCTCCGAACCATGCTCGTTGACGCGCAGGGGAAGATCGCGGGACAACAGGAGCAGACTGTCACCGTGGCACCAGCGAGCGTGGCAGAAGGCATTGCAAACGTGGCTGTGACGCATCCGCATCTCTGGCAGGGCGTGGACGATCCTTACCTGTACCGGCTGGTGGTGGAGCTCTCCAGCAAGTCCTCTCAACTGGTGGATCGCGTTTCTGTTCCCTTTGGCATTCGTCAGGTTCGGTTCGATCCGAATCAAGGACTGTTCCTCAATGGGAAGCACGTCGCGGTTCATGGAGTCGGCTACCACCAGGACCGTGAAGGAAAGGGGTGGGCATCGCAACCGGAGGATGTTGCCGCGGATGAAGCGATGATGCGTGAGATGGGTGTGACCGGCATCCGCTTGACCCACTACCAGCATGGCCAGCCAATTCATGATCTCGCGGACCGCGACGGTCTTGTGGTCTGGGACGAGATACCCCTGGTCAGCCAGTGGACGTTGGGCGACCACTCGGAACCTACCGCAGCGCTTCGTGAGAACGCCCGCCAGCAACTGCGGGAGCTGATCGCGCAGGACTTCAACCACCCTTCGGTGGTCACATGGTCCATCGGCAATGAGATCGATTTCGGCAACGGTATCCCGGGATTCGTCGGGAACAATGGTGGCGCCCTTCCAGACCCCCTGCCTCTGCTCAAGGAACTGAACCAACTCGCCCACGAGCTCGACCCTCTTCGACCCACGACGCTGGCCACCTGCTGTGAGCAGCATGCGCTCGCTCCAGGCGCCACCGTGCCCATCACCGGAGCCGTCACAGACCTTTCCGGCGCAAATCGCTACTTCGGCTGGTACTACGACAAACCGTCGGACTTAGGTCCTCATCTTGACTCCCTCCACCGCACGCGGCCGGCACAGCCCATGGCGGTCACGGAATATGGCGCCGGGGGAGCTATCTCACTGCACTCGGACAATGCGCTGGGTGGCGCGGAATCTCGCAACCGGCCCCAGGCGGAGGAATACGAATCCTACATTCACGAACAGAACTGGTCGACCCTGCAGAACAAACCGTACCTGTGGGGTACGTTTCTGTGGAATTCCTTCGACTTCGGAAGCACCACGCGCAGCGAAGGCAATGCCCAGGACATCAATACGAAAGGCATCGTGACCTTCGACCACAAGCATAGGAAGGACCCGTACTTCTTTTACAAAGCCAACTGGACGAATACGCCGACCGTACACATCAACTCCAGCCTCTATACCGAGCGGGCCTACCGTGTGGCCGATGTGCGTGTGTACAGCAACGCGTCGAAGACCTCGCTGAAGGTCAATGGAAAGCTCATTGGAGTCCTTGCAGACTGCCCGGAGCGCATCTGTGTCTGGAAGAACGTCGTGCTCGTGCCCGGTGCAAACAAGATCCTTGCCAGTGGGACCTTCGCCAAGGGAGAGGTAGAGGATCGGACCGAGTGGCATCTATCCGAAGCCGCCGCGAAGAACACCTTGATCGATTGCGGCGCACTGGTTGCAGGGGCGAGCGATGAAAAACACTTCGGATCGGATACGTTCTTCGAGGGCGGAACGGCAGGGAGTGTCTCGGGTCCCGGGGGGCGGGGCAGGGCTCCCGCTCCTGTATCCATTGCCCACACCAGCAGTCCGGAGGTGGCGGCGACCTATCGTGCCGGATCGTTCACGTATCGTGTGCCCGCCGGTGACGGGAAACATCCCGTCGTCTTAACGTTTGTGGAGCCATCGCTGCATCCCGGCGAGCGTATCTTCGACGTCTTCGCAAACGGCCAGAAGGTTGTAGCCGATCTGGACGTGGCAGCCGCCGCAGGAGGACCGCTGACCGCATATCAACGGCAGTTCGAAGTAAATGCCAGGGACGGTATGGTGATTCTTGAGTTCAGACCAACCAAAGGAGACGCGATCGTCTCCGCGATAGAGGTGCAATAATGTCGCCCACTGGTCTCCTCGTAATGCGCGTCGTCAAGCCTGGCTCCCCATTTCCACGCGGCTATCTGCGTCTCATTGATCCGTCAATCTCAAGGAGCGATTCCGCTCATCGAGTCCGATCTCTCGTATTCCTTCAGACTCGCTCCTTGAAAAGGAATTTCCTGGAGCTATTCCACAGTCCTCGATGAGTGCAAAATCGCCAATCCCTTCGCCGACCTACCGCCTGAGTCCGGTCAGCCGGCAGACTTCCGACCGCGTCATGCAGCATCGGCTGACGTGTACAACCCGACGCACTCGCAGGGCAGGTAAGGTCTCCCAACTCAGAACATGAGTCCTCGAAACCCCGGCCCTGCATCCCTCACGCCCATCTCACAACCCCCAGACGATACACTGACACCATCGGCCTTTAGGAGGGTTCTGTGATTCGTCTGCGTTTGCTCGTCTTGATTCTCTTCGCCTTGATCGGCACATCCACCCTCCTCCCGGCCCAGACCCCCGCAACAAGCACGAACGACGCCTACACCCTCTCCCCCGCCACCCAGCAGAAGGCCGAGCACTACTCCCACGCCCGCATCGCCCTCAGCTTCGTCGAGACCGGCTGGGGCATCCTCCAGCTCCTCGGCATCCTCACCCTCGGCATCGCCTTCCGCATGCGCAACGTCGCCGTCAACCTATCCAAAAGCAAGTGGACCCAGGGCGCCATCTTTCTCCTCGAGCTCTTTCTCCTCACCGGCCTCCTCAACCTGCCCCTCACCCTCTACCGCCACCACCTCGCCGTCGAGTACGGTCAGTCCGTCCAAAGCTGGGCAAGCTGGTTCGCCGACCAGGCCAAGAGCTCCATCCTCACCTACGGTATCGGCATGCTCATGATGATGGGCCTCGTCCTCCTCATCCGGAAGTTCCCCCGCCGCTGGTGGTTCGCCTACTGGGCAGCCGCCATGGTCTTCGTCCTCATCGGCGTCTTCATCACCCCCTACGTCATCGACCCCCTCTTCAACAAATTCGAGCCCCTCCAGACCTCCAACCCGGCCCTCGTAACCCAGCTGGAGAAGGTAGCCACCCGCGGCGGCATCGGCATCCCGCCCGAGCGCATGTTCCTCATGAACGCCTCCGCCAAGGTCACCGGCATGAACGCCTACGTCACCGGCTTCGGAGCCTCCAAGCGCGTCGTCGTCTGGGACACGACCATCGCCGGATCCACCCCCGACGAAATCTCCTTCATCTTCGGCCACGAGATGGGCCACTACCGCCTCAACCACATCCCCATCGGCCTGGCCTTCACCGCCGTCATGCTCCTCCTCGGCTTCTTCCTCATGTACGTCGTCGCCCAAGGTCTCCTCAAGCGCTACGGAGGCGTCTGGCGCGTCGGCTCCCAGCAGGACTGGGGCTTCATCGTCATCCTTCTCCTCGTCGTCTCCATAGGCAGCTTCCTCGCCGAACCCATCGGCAACGCCTTCAGCCGCTGGGAGGAGCACGCCGCCGACGTCTATGGCCTCGAAGCCATTCACGGCCTCGTCCCCGATCCCCAGGCCACCGGACAGAAGTCCTTTCAGGTCCTTGGCGAAACCTCCCTGGCCGAGCCCCACCCCAGCCCCTTCGTCGTCTTCTGGACCTACAGCCACCCCTCCATCCAGAGCCGGGCCCAGTTCGCCCGCGACTACAACCCCTGGGTAACCGGAACCCCGAAATATTTCAAGAAGTAGGAGCCGCCATGGACTGTCTGTTCTGCAAAATCGCCTCCGGCACCATCCCGGTCAAGCCCCTCTACGAAGATGAAACCGTCTTCGCCTTCGCCGACATTCATCCCCAGGCGCCGGTCCATGTCCTCGTCATCCCGAAGGTTCACGTCCAGTCCATGGCCCAGGCCGGGGACGAAGCCATGCTCGGTCACCTCATGGCCTCCGCCGCCAGGGTAGCCCGTGAGCAGGGTCTCGAAAACGGCTATCGCCTCGTCCTCAACACCGGCGACGATGGAGGCCAAACCGTCAACCACCTCCACGTCCACGTCCTCGGTGGCCGCCACATGACCTGGCCCCCCGGCTGATCCCACCGCAGATCTTCGCACGGACGTGCGTTGATCGAAGCAAGATCAGACCACTTTTCCGTGAACCGCATTTTCCATACATTTGGCCACAATATCCATGCATGAGCCCACGTCTTAGCGTCCAGAATCCTTCTGGTGAAACATGGGGATTTTCGCATCGCCCACCCGTAACCCCTTTAGAACACCAGGATACGAACAAATAAAAAGGTGCACCGAAAACGGTGCACCTTCATACCACTTTTGAGACCACAGGACAGACCAATCACCCAAACGGAAACGGCCCGCAAGGGCCGTTTCCAGTCGAATTACATGTTGAAGTTCGGCTCTTCTTCTTCCACAATCCCATACCGCCGCAGCAGGTTCGGGAGGTTCTGCGAGAAGGCCGAGCGCGGCATCACCGTATCGCAACCCGCCTCGACGGCCTTCGCCTTCAGGTCACCCTGCAGGTGCGAAAGGAACCCGATGATCGACGTCGACTTCTTCAGCTTGGCCTTCAGCTTCGGAATCAGCGTCAGCGGCTTGGCATTCGCATTGTTCAGGTCGAATACGATAAGTCCTGGCCGATCAGCCTCTTCCGAGGCCGTCAGAGCCGCGATCGCATCCTTGTCGTTCTTCATGAACGCCACCTTGACGCCCAACTTGCGGGCCGTCTCGGAGATCTTCGCCAGGAAGAAAAGATCCTCGATAAAGAAGATGATCTTGGTCGGAGCGTCTTCCGCAATCGGAATCGCGCGGCCCTGCGAGTAGTCGATCGGCTGCGAATCCGACACAAACGAAGGACGAGCATGTCCACGGCCCTGGTAGTTGCCGTTCTGGTGCGTCTCGATGGTCGAAGGAGGCGTATCGGCAAAGTTGCCGTTCACCGCCCGGTAGCTGTGGTCCATCGGACCGACGAAGCTCCGCCCGCCACCACCGCCGCCCGAACGCTGCTGCTTTCCACCATACGGACCCTTACGCTTGCTGCTGGCACCGGCGTTATTGCCAAACTGGTGCGTATCCGCAGAGCGGAAGCCGCCCTGGCCGCCTCCATTCTGGTTGTTCTGCGAAAAGCCGCCGCCCGAGCTCTGGTTGCCGGGGTTGTTCTCAAACCCGCCACCTCCACTGCCCGTCCGCTTACGGTCCCGGAACTTCTTCTTCCAACGCTTCGTGGATCCGCCTTCGCCGTTATTCTGCTGCTGCTGGCCGCCGCCATTGGCCTGAAAAGGCTGCTGCTGGCGCGGTGCCGATTCGGTTGCGGCCGATGCCTGGACGGAGCCAACACTCTGCTCTCCCCCTGCCTGCTCCCCGGAGTCGCCGCCCTCTGACTTCGACTTCCGCTTGCGGCGCCGGCGCCGGCTGGACTTCGATTGACCCATGCCATGCGTGTTGGATGTACCGGTAAAGAGCGAATCCTGTGAAGACACAGGAGGAGGTCCTCCCTGAACGCTCTGTTGCACGTCGGGGCTATTCTGATCTGAAGTCATGCTTCCACTTCCTGGAGCTTTAGTTGGGAGTAAACGTTTGCAGTCGTTCCGGACGCTTGAGGCGTCCCGCACGGAGACAAAGAGAGGGTAGGGGCGCAGGGGGACGTCATCATGCTGCCCGGCAGTGCGGGAGCGTGGTAGCCAAACCGGCGGTGCATCTTCGAAAGAAACGGTCTCAAGTTTTACTCAGACGGACGTTTTTGCTTCGGTTCGCTTCTTGTTCTGGACGGAGCTTGCACAGGTGGATCAATCCGCCGTGCTGCTCCAGTCGAAATCAGTCTTTCAATCGTTCGGTCGACCGGTTCGATCTTTCGTGCGATCTCTTTTTCTGATCTCTCTTGATTCCAGAGAAACTATACGAGATTCCACAGAAACTATACGAATTCCATGGACTGACACATCACCCGTTTAACACGTTGGAACACGAGGCGCTCTAGGAGCCATGCAGCCGAAGTAGCCGGACAGAAGAGACAGAAGAGAGTGCTTCATGGAATCTTCTGATTCGCTCGGACTTCTCAGGTCTTCGGGTAGCAGGTTCTGTCCAGGCTTGATAGGGCTGGACAGGCGCATCATGAACGGCACCCACAGCCGGTCTCACAAGGCAACTCACATGTTATCTCGAATTCTTGGTTCATGCAAGGGGAAAGTGTGCGCTGAGCGCATGAGAGCCGCCAGATCCGGCGGCTCGGTGCCTGGTAAAGCGAATGGCCTGTCACGGCCTCCTCAGAGTGCCTCTCGAGAGAGAGGCGATTCAGACTGGCAACAACACCATCTTTGGGTGAGGTTTATCCGGGCCTGCATCGTATTTGGCTTACCCGGAACGGTGATGACCGTTCGCTCGGTGAGCATTTACAGAGATATACAGAGCAATCGGCGTGCCAAACCAAATATCCCCATTTCTTCGGGTTTTCTTCTACAGGACCCACGCGGCTCATGAAAAATAGAAGGAATAGGATTTCAGCCTTCCAAAAATAGAAGACTGGCGGCCCGCTCCATGGCCTGCGAGAATGAAAGTATGCGATGCATGAGAGGGTTGACCGGAACTTTGGTGGGTTTAGGGCTGGCAGGCGTGCTGGCCGGATGTAAGCAGGCAAACCCGCCGGTGCCGTTGGAGCAATTGAACCCGCAGCAGTCACGCGGCCACGCGGTATTCGCCACGCACTGCGCTGCCTGCCACTACGACCGCAAGGACGAGGCGCTCCACGGGCCCGCCCTGGTCGGCCTCTACAAGAAGAAGTCTCTGCCCAGCGGGGCTCCTGCCAACGACGAACGGGTCAGCGCGACCGTCCTGCACGGCCGCAATCTCATGCCCGCCATGGGCAACACGATGGATCAACAGGATCTGGACGATCTGCTGGCGTATCTGCATACGCTCTAAGCGCAAGGACACGAGGAAAGACATGAGCGACGACGTAAAAGGCAAACTGCTCCCAGGCATCGCCGGAATCTGTATGTGGATGCTGGTGGTCGCCCTGGTTGGCGTCATGGGCGCTCTGAACGGGGTATACACCGGTCACGCGCGGTACGTGGTGCTCCCCGTCGCGACGATGATTGTTGTCGGTGTCTTCGGCCTTCTGCGCATGCGCCGCTGGGGTTGGGCGATGGTACTTGCCGGAACCCTCCTGATATCAGTCATGTACGGATACACGGCACGAACCACGGGAAACGCCGGACTCTGGGTGATGTCCCTGCTGAATCTCTGCTTTTTCCTGTATCTCAGCCGGACCGAGGTCCGCGAGAGGATGCGGATCTGATCGATACAAACGCCCCGGCATCTCGATCCGTGGAACCCGAAACGACCGGGCGCGATAGAATAGTCATCAGATGACGCCGCCCACCGCCGAGCTCGTTCAGATTGATCTTTCCCCGCGTAAGCCGGCCAAAAAGCCCGAGTGGCTGAAGGCCCGAGCGCCCATGGGCGAGACCTTCCATAATTTGAAGAAGCTGGCCCGCGAGCTCAACCTGCACACCGTCTGCGAGAGCGCGCAGTGCCCGAATATCGGCGAATGCTGGAACCACAAGACCGCCACCTTCATGATGCTCGGCAACCTGTGTACCCGGCGCTGTGGCTTCTGCGCGGTGCCCAAGGGCAAGCCTTCTCCGATCGACCACGATGAGCCGAAGCGTGTGGCCTTCGCCGTGGCGCAGTTGGGCATTATGCACGCCGTCATCACCAGCGTGAATCGCGACGACGACAACATGGGTGCGGCAACGGCCTTCGTCAACGTCATCCAGGAGATCCGCCTGCAGGCTCCGGGCTGCCAGGTCGAGGTGCTGACGCCGGACTTCCAGGGCGTCGATGCGGCGCTGCGATTGGTGGTCGAGGCGCGTCCGGAGATTCTGAACCACAACATCGAAACCGTGCCGCGCCTGTATCGCGTAGCCAAAAGCGGTGGACGTTACGAAAGATCGCTGGCATTTCTTGCAAACGCGAAAACGATCGCGGCAGAGAAGGGCAACACCATCGTCACCAAGACGGGAATCATCGTCGGCATGGGCGAAGAGATGCACGAACTGCTGCAGGTATTTCGCGATCTTGCGGATCGTAAGGTCGATATCCTCACGGTCGGCCAGTACCTGCGGCCATCACGCGATCACCTGCCAATGACGCGTTATTACACGCCGGACGAGTTCGCCTTCCTGAAGCATGAGGCGATGGCGATGGGCTTCAGGCACGTGGAATCTGGACCCCTTGTGCGGTCGAGCTACCATGCGCATGAACAGGCTCAGTCGACGGGACTGAAGTAACTCCTCCGTTCCTATTTTGGGAAGATCTTGGTTACTAAAGTCGAGGGATTTCTGATGAATCCTTATAAAGTATCGTGACTTCTTTGTTGAATCCAAGTACAACGTTGCTTCTGTGGTGATTTCGCTGCGCGCGTGTGCCGCTCGCTCTTGCGGAACACGTCGTTTGCGATGGATCGAGAGACGCCGAAGATGGCGCAAGGACAGGAGAGTGCGCTTGAGGGTCAGGCTTGCATTTAGTCATACCAGGGATGAGTTGTTTCTTGTGACGGTAGGAATTGCGAAGGGCCAAAACGCGAGCTCCGAAATCGACTTTAGAATCAATACCTACGGACATGAGGATGAGTTTCTCGGACTGGTCATGCAGTCGAGTCTCGAGAAGCAGGCGATGTTTCAGACGGTGCAGGGAGTATTGTTGACGATCAACCGGCCTACCTCTCCGCAGCGTTGGGTGGAGTTGGACCTGAATGACAGACAACTTGCCGAGTTGCAGTTGGAGAGGGCGTCGACGCCCTCTCTAGCGACGATCACGGAGATCTCGGGGAGCGAGTTGTACGACCTCTTCATGCAGGCCCCGACCCCTCTGCTGATCCTGATGGGCCCCGACCACCACTACCGGTTCGTCAATCCGCTGTATCTGGAACTGATGGGGCGGACCAAGGCCAATGTGCTGGGCAAGTCCGTGCGGGAGGTCTATCCGGAGATGAAAGGGCAGCCCTTCTTCGGTCTGCTCGATAGAGTCTATCGAACCGGCACTCCGTTCGTTGGGAAGGAGCTGCCCTGCCGCTATGTCCATGAGCAGACCCAGGAATGGGACGTGCGGCACTTCGACTTTATCTACCAACCGATTCGCAACGCGGCGGGTGTGGTGGAAGGCGTCATGGTGCAGGCGACCGACGTCACGCAGGCGGTGCTGGCGCGGCAGGTGAGCGAGGACAGGGAGAAGCAGTTGTTCCGGCAGTGGACGGAGCTTGAGGCGATCTACCGCACGGCTCCGATTGGGCTTGCGTTGATCGACGCCCGAGACTTCCGCTTTCTGCGTTTCAATCAACGATCGGCGGATATGTTGGGCTGCGCGGTCGAAGACATACTC
This window harbors:
- a CDS encoding TetR/AcrR family transcriptional regulator produces the protein METKQAANRIAERKLRDRATRRTQILSAARRIAELEGWPSVTVRRLADEISYSQPVLYSHFGSRDGILAAVAIEGFQEIGLALEKARKRARSGNPVESFAVAYLEFAASSPALYEVMFSLSLSVPFGDAATPPELRFAFAQLLELFQGHGSKSEVLAELFWASLHGIAELTRTRRFPRSRQKERIRTLVERFTLPY
- a CDS encoding AAA family ATPase — translated: MRLSELGERICILGPSNSGKSTLAEAIARKRDLDVVHLDQLHHLPHTDWKMRPAGEFLALHDEAIARERWVIDGNYSKCFPQRFQRATGIVLLDISTSASLFRYVRRTLFGRGRIGALEGGQDSIKLSMIHHIAVVTPRNRRRYADVYRQIKLPKVSLDSMHAIDACYQDWELERRPRRTG
- a CDS encoding glycoside hydrolase family 2 TIM barrel-domain containing protein, yielding MPRIPCLLMICFLLLTLDDQAQRSATNETQRSTANDARVEMSLRDGWRFKFGPESATELQTEPDATWTTVSVPHTWNRAGYYKDAPASHINTAQNVVTTQGVGWYKLAFTPPANVSGMESFLQFDAASRIATVWLNGTLLGTHRGGFSRFRLDSTAALKPGRENTLTVKVDNTKPALGSSTADVLPLTGDFFVYGGLYRPVSLIFTKKMHLDLTDYGSSGVYAKTTSIASAGAQVQVRARVRNDSEQSGTLMLRTMLVDAQGKIAGQQEQTVTVAPASVAEGIANVAVTHPHLWQGVDDPYLYRLVVELSSKSSQLVDRVSVPFGIRQVRFDPNQGLFLNGKHVAVHGVGYHQDREGKGWASQPEDVAADEAMMREMGVTGIRLTHYQHGQPIHDLADRDGLVVWDEIPLVSQWTLGDHSEPTAALRENARQQLRELIAQDFNHPSVVTWSIGNEIDFGNGIPGFVGNNGGALPDPLPLLKELNQLAHELDPLRPTTLATCCEQHALAPGATVPITGAVTDLSGANRYFGWYYDKPSDLGPHLDSLHRTRPAQPMAVTEYGAGGAISLHSDNALGGAESRNRPQAEEYESYIHEQNWSTLQNKPYLWGTFLWNSFDFGSTTRSEGNAQDINTKGIVTFDHKHRKDPYFFYKANWTNTPTVHINSSLYTERAYRVADVRVYSNASKTSLKVNGKLIGVLADCPERICVWKNVVLVPGANKILASGTFAKGEVEDRTEWHLSEAAAKNTLIDCGALVAGASDEKHFGSDTFFEGGTAGSVSGPGGRGRAPAPVSIAHTSSPEVAATYRAGSFTYRVPAGDGKHPVVLTFVEPSLHPGERIFDVFANGQKVVADLDVAAAAGGPLTAYQRQFEVNARDGMVILEFRPTKGDAIVSAIEVQ
- a CDS encoding M48 family metallopeptidase — encoded protein: MIRLRLLVLILFALIGTSTLLPAQTPATSTNDAYTLSPATQQKAEHYSHARIALSFVETGWGILQLLGILTLGIAFRMRNVAVNLSKSKWTQGAIFLLELFLLTGLLNLPLTLYRHHLAVEYGQSVQSWASWFADQAKSSILTYGIGMLMMMGLVLLIRKFPRRWWFAYWAAAMVFVLIGVFITPYVIDPLFNKFEPLQTSNPALVTQLEKVATRGGIGIPPERMFLMNASAKVTGMNAYVTGFGASKRVVVWDTTIAGSTPDEISFIFGHEMGHYRLNHIPIGLAFTAVMLLLGFFLMYVVAQGLLKRYGGVWRVGSQQDWGFIVILLLVVSIGSFLAEPIGNAFSRWEEHAADVYGLEAIHGLVPDPQATGQKSFQVLGETSLAEPHPSPFVVFWTYSHPSIQSRAQFARDYNPWVTGTPKYFKK
- a CDS encoding histidine triad nucleotide-binding protein, giving the protein MDCLFCKIASGTIPVKPLYEDETVFAFADIHPQAPVHVLVIPKVHVQSMAQAGDEAMLGHLMASAARVAREQGLENGYRLVLNTGDDGGQTVNHLHVHVLGGRHMTWPPG
- a CDS encoding response regulator, producing MTSDQNSPDVQQSVQGGPPPVSSQDSLFTGTSNTHGMGQSKSSRRRRRKRKSKSEGGDSGEQAGGEQSVGSVQASAATESAPRQQQPFQANGGGQQQQNNGEGGSTKRWKKKFRDRKRTGSGGGGFENNPGNQSSGGGFSQNNQNGGGQGGFRSADTHQFGNNAGASSKRKGPYGGKQQRSGGGGGGRSFVGPMDHSYRAVNGNFADTPPSTIETHQNGNYQGRGHARPSFVSDSQPIDYSQGRAIPIAEDAPTKIIFFIEDLFFLAKISETARKLGVKVAFMKNDKDAIAALTASEEADRPGLIVFDLNNANAKPLTLIPKLKAKLKKSTSIIGFLSHLQGDLKAKAVEAGCDTVMPRSAFSQNLPNLLRRYGIVEEEEPNFNM
- a CDS encoding c-type cytochrome, coding for MRCMRGLTGTLVGLGLAGVLAGCKQANPPVPLEQLNPQQSRGHAVFATHCAACHYDRKDEALHGPALVGLYKKKSLPSGAPANDERVSATVLHGRNLMPAMGNTMDQQDLDDLLAYLHTL
- the lipA gene encoding lipoyl synthase → MTPPTAELVQIDLSPRKPAKKPEWLKARAPMGETFHNLKKLARELNLHTVCESAQCPNIGECWNHKTATFMMLGNLCTRRCGFCAVPKGKPSPIDHDEPKRVAFAVAQLGIMHAVITSVNRDDDNMGAATAFVNVIQEIRLQAPGCQVEVLTPDFQGVDAALRLVVEARPEILNHNIETVPRLYRVAKSGGRYERSLAFLANAKTIAAEKGNTIVTKTGIIVGMGEEMHELLQVFRDLADRKVDILTVGQYLRPSRDHLPMTRYYTPDEFAFLKHEAMAMGFRHVESGPLVRSSYHAHEQAQSTGLK
- a CDS encoding PAS domain-containing protein gives rise to the protein MTVGIAKGQNASSEIDFRINTYGHEDEFLGLVMQSSLEKQAMFQTVQGVLLTINRPTSPQRWVELDLNDRQLAELQLERASTPSLATITEISGSELYDLFMQAPTPLLILMGPDHHYRFVNPLYLELMGRTKANVLGKSVREVYPEMKGQPFFGLLDRVYRTGTPFVGKELPCRYVHEQTQEWDVRHFDFIYQPIRNAAGVVEGVMVQATDVTQAVLARQVSEDREKQLFRQWTELEAIYRTAPIGLALIDARDFRFLRFNQRSADMLGCAVEDILGKCCLEAVPDVPGLREVLERAAAGEHVLDVEIEGELLSSPGVHRSWNLNATPVFDANGAVSAITTLATETTSSKMAEARLVEGEKEAVAGVLVETIVGQIADPLDTLRGLLGVVRDEIRRPEAHAALEVAEEELRKICGVLAGIQRRYGLPVESPDLADTCRP